One Triticum dicoccoides isolate Atlit2015 ecotype Zavitan chromosome 5B, WEW_v2.0, whole genome shotgun sequence genomic window carries:
- the LOC119305834 gene encoding BTB/POZ and MATH domain-containing protein 1-like: MAERRMVTSAIVAEEETMTHVIKIDGYSRTKELLKAGKCTTSIPFIAGDNIWVVNYFPNGNSKADDYIPGYVSVFLALQSADAKNVQANFTFSLLDKGGEPVCIKCEAENRIFRRKGSNWGFTTFIEQGDLEESVHLTGDSFRLRCDITVLKKIRSEETSPNQFVVIPPSNLHCQLGDLLKNKDGADVAFRVGGEIFSAHRSVLAARSPVFKAELFGAMRERASDPIEILDIEADVFKSLLHFIYTDSLPESTNEGTTQVDVVTASHLLVAADRYDIERLKLICQDKLCNHIGTKMVATSLALAEQHNCQGLKEACFEFLASPSNLEAMIASDGYQHLKSSCPSALKELIARFLPVELIPAMDTIRLI, translated from the coding sequence atggctgagcGCCGGATGGTCACGTCCGCCATTGTagctgaagaagaaacaatgacCCATGTGATCAAGATAGATGGGTACTCAAGAACCAAGGAGCTGCTTAAGGCTGGCAAGTGTACAACATCTATCCCTTTCATTGCCGGAGATAATATCTGGGTTGTGAACTATTTCCCAAACGGTAACAGCAAGGCAGATGATTACATACCTGGGTACGTATCTGTTTTTTTGGCTCTTCAGTCAGCTGATGCCAAGAATGTGCAGGCGAACTTCACCTTTAGTTTACTTGACAAGGGTGGAGAACCAGTGTGCATCAAATGTGAGGCAGAAAATCGTATCTTCCGGCGCAAAGGTTCAAATTGGGGTTTCACTACGTTTATTGAGCAGGGAGATTTGGAAGAATCGGTGCATCTAACAGGTGATAGTTTCAGGCTCAGGTGCGACATCACCGTCCTGAAAAAGATCCGCAGTGAAGAGACCAGCCCCAATCAGTTTGTCGTGATTCCTCCAAGCAACTTGCATTGCCAGCTCGGCGACCTCCTGAAAAACAAGGATGGGGCAGATGTGGCCTTTCGAGTCGGCGGCGAGATATTCTCGGCTCATAGGTCCGTGCTCGCTGCTCGTTCACCGGTCTTCAAGGCGGAGCTCTTTGGCGCCATGAGGGAGAGAGCCAGTGATCCGATTGAAATTCTTGATATAGAAGCTGATGTGTTCAAGTCCCTGCTCCATTTCATCTACACGGACTCACTCCCTGAGAGCACTAATGAAGGTACAACACAAGTTGATGTTGTGACAGCCAGCCATCTACTTGTAGCGGCGGACAGGTACGACATCGAGAGGCTGAAGCTGATATGCCAAGACAAGTTATGCAATCACATTGGCACCAAAATGGTTGCCACTAGTTTGGCTTTGGCTGAGCAGCATAACTGCCAGGGACTCAAGGAGGCTTGCTTTGAGTTCCTTGCTTCTCCTTCCAATCTGGAGGCAATGATCGCAAGTGATGGTTACCAACATCTCAAAAGCAGTTGCCCGTCTGCTCTGAAAGAGCTCATTGCTAGATTCTTGCCTGTTGAGCTGATACCAGCCATGGATACTATCAGGTTAATTTGA